A segment of the Candidatus Poribacteria bacterium genome:
GAATGGGCTTGTTTAACTTAATCTTGAAATTCGCCGGAGGTTCTTGCTCGATAACTTGTCCTATTGGAAAGTCAGGGCTTGGCTTTTTTTCTTGCACAGGATCGACTGCCAATCCTGAACTCGTGATAAGCAACACCGCTTGTTCGTAGCTTTGTCCTATTAGGTTGGGCACAGCAATCTCCGGAGTTTGGACTTGCTGCGGAATAATCCAAAAGAGGAAAACCAGTCCGATAACACCTAGCACTCCGAGACACACCAGCAAAACTTTAATAACAGCAAATAATATGGCATTTCGGCGCATGTTCAACCTATTAATCTGTTGGCATTTCCTTACAAAAAAGCTGATCGCCTGTTTTTAACCGATATCCATTTATAAAAGCACTAGCGTCCATTTCCTTTTTGTTCGCAGGTTGGATTCGATCTAACCGTAAGTGCTTGCCTCCCAACTCGTTGTGGTCATTTTGTGGCTCAACGCTATCCGGACTGCCTTGCCCGGTAAAGACAACGAGTTCTTTG
Coding sequences within it:
- a CDS encoding PASTA domain-containing protein, coding for MRRNAILFAVIKVLLVCLGVLGVIGLVFLFWIIPQQVQTPEIAVPNLIGQSYEQAVLLITSSGLAVDPVQEKKPSPDFPIGQVIEQEPPANFKIKLNKPI